A stretch of the Chelonoidis abingdonii isolate Lonesome George chromosome 11, CheloAbing_2.0, whole genome shotgun sequence genome encodes the following:
- the USF1 gene encoding upstream stimulatory factor 1 isoform X4, with amino-acid sequence MYRVIQVAEGQLDGQTEGTGAISGYPAAQSMTQAVIQGAFTSEDAVETEATATETHYTYFPTTAVADTSTSAGAGTTATAVVTTQNSEALLGQATPTGTGQFFVMMSPQEVLQGGAQRSIAPRSHPYSPKSEAPRTTRDEKRRAQHNEVERRRRDKINNWIVQLSKIIPDCSMENTKSGQSKGGILSKACDYIQELRQSNHRLSEELQGLDQLQMDNDVLRQQVEDLKNKNLILRAQLRQHGVEIIIKNDTH; translated from the exons ATGTATAGGGTGATACAGGTGGCGGAGGGGCAGCTGGATGGGCAGACGGAGGGCACTGGTGCCATCAGCGGCTATCCTGCAGCACAGTCCATGACCCAA GCTGTTATTCAGGGTGCATTTACCAGCGAAGATGCTGTTGAAACGGAAGCCACAGCCACGGAGACCCACTACACGTACTTCCCCACGACAGCCGTGGCAGACACCAGCACCTCTGCCGGTGCGGGGACCACGGCCACCGCAGTGGTGACCACCCAGAACTCAGAGGCCCTCCTGGGGCAGGCCACACCCACTGGTACAG GGCAGTTCTTCGTGATGATGTCACCCCAGGAAGTTCTGCAGGGCGGAGCTCAGAGATCTATCGCGCCCAGGAGTCACCCCTATTCTCC GAAATCTGAAGCTCCTCGGACAACGCGGGATGAGAAACGCCGAGCACAACACAATGAAG TGGAGCGCCGACGCAGGGACAAGATCAACAACTGGATTGTGCAGCTCTCCAAGATCATCCCGGATTGCTCCATGGAGAACACCAAGTCGGGGCAG AGTAAGGGAGGGATCCTCTCCAAAGCCTGTGACTACATCCAGGAGCTGCGGCAGAGCAACCACCGCCTTTCCGAGGAGCTGCAGGGCCTCGACCAGTTGCAGATGGACAATGACGTCTTGCGGCAGCAG gtGGAAGATCTCAAGAACAAGAACCTGATCCTGCGGGCGCAGCTGCGTCAGCACGGAGTGGAGATCATCATCAAGAATGACACCCACTGA